CTTTCTGGTTCTCGAAAGGCTGGCGAAGGAAGGCTGCTCCATCCTTTATATCTCGCACCGCTTGGAAGAGGTGAAGCGCCTGTGCCAGTCGGCCACCATCCTGCGCCAGGGCAAGGTCGTCGCCTGTGTCGATCCGCGTCAGGAGACAGCCGCGAGCCTCGCGCGTCTCATGGTCGGCGGCGACATCCATGTCGTGCGCGCCAAGGCGAGACCGCAAGCCGGCAAGCCGCGGCTTTTTCTCGACAAGCTCAGCCGGAAGCAGGACGGTCCCTTCGGCGTCAGCTTGAGCAATGTCTCGCTCTCCGTCGCCGGCGGCGAAGTGGTGGCGATCGCTGGTGTGGCCGGCAACGGCCAGTCCGAGCTCTTCGATGCGATCTCGGGCGAGAAGCCGCTGCTGCGTGACGAGGCGCTTCTTATCGACGGTAAGCCCTGCGGCCGGCGCGGCATCACCCAGCGCCGCCGGATGGGTGCCGCTTTCGTGCCGGAGGAGCGGCTGGGCCACGGCGCCGTGCCGGCCTTCCGCCTGTCCGAGAATGTCATCCTCACGCGTTACGCCTCCGACAAGAACCTGACCAGGTCCGGCACGATAGGGCGTGACGCGGCGCTCAATGTGAGCGAGCGCGTCATCAAGTCCTACGATGTGCGCAAGGGCAAGCCTGATCCCGAGGCCCGCGCGCTGTCCGGCGGGAACCTGCAGAAATTCGTCGTCGGCCGCGAGCTCGACCGCAACCCGGCGGTGCTCGTCGTCAACCAGCCGACCTGGGGCGTCGATGCAGGAGCGGCGGCCACCATCCGCCAGGCGCTGGTCGATCTGGCGCGTGCCGGCTCGGCGGTGCTTGTCATCAGTCAGGATCTCGATGAGATCTTCGAGATCGCCGACCGGATCGCCGTGATCTCGCGCGGCCAGCTCTCCGAAGCCTATCCCGCTTCCGAGCTCACGGCGGAAAAGATCGGCCTCCTGATGGCGGGCGAGCATGAGGTAAGTGAGGAACGCCATGTCGCTCGTGCTTGAGAAACGCGCCGAGCGCTCCACCCGCATGGCGCTTCTGTCGCCGGTTCTCGCCATCCTGCTGACCTTGATCACCGGCGCAATTCTCTTCTCCTTACGCGGCATCGATCCCCTGCACGGCCTCTACGTCTATTTCGTCGAGCCGCTGACGCAGCTCTGGTCGATCGAGCAACTGATCGTCAAGGCGACGCCCCTCGTGCTGATCGGCGTCGGCCTCGCCATCTGCTACACCGCCAATGTGTGGAATATCGGCGCCGAGGGCCAGTTCACCATCGGCGCCATATTGGGCGGCATGATCCCGGTTCTGCTCCCGGCCTGGCAGTCGCCGCTGACGCTGATCACCATGCTGCTGTTCGGCATTCTGGGCGGGATGGCCTATGCGGCGATCCCGGCGCTGCTCAAGACGCGCTTCAACGCCAATGAGATTTTGACCTCTCTCATGCTCGTCTATGTCGCGCAATTGCTGCTCGACTGGCTGGTGCGCGGCCCCTGGCGTGACCCGCAAGGGTTCAACTTTCCGAAGACGATCACTTTCGACGGCTGGCAGCTGCTGCCGATGCTCTTCGGCTCGGTACATCTGGGCGCGCTTTTCGCGCTGGCCGCCGCCCTTATCCTCGCTTTCGTGATGGGGCGGATGCTCAAGGGCTTCGAGATCCGCGTCAGCGGCAATGCCCCGCGCGCCGGCCGCTTCGCCGGCTTCTCGCGCCCGCGCACCATTCTCTTCTGCTTCCTTCTGTCCGGCGGTCTGGCCGGCCTCGCCGGCATCACCGAAGTGGCGAGCGTCGTGGCGCAGTTGCAGCCGCAGATCTCGCCGGGCTATGGCTTCACCGCCATCATCGTCGCCTTTCTGGGACGACTCAATCCGATCGGCGCGATCTTCGCCGGCCTCATGCTGGCCTTGAGCTATCTGGGCGGCGAGGCGGCGCAAGTCTCGCTCGGCCTTTCCGACCGTATCGCCAAAGTATTCCAGGGCATCCTGCTGTTCTACATCCTGGCCTGCGACACGCTCATCCTCTATCGCTTCCGCTGGCTGAAGACGCATGTCCCGGCCGCGGCCCAGCCGGCGGAGTGACGGACATGGATGCAAGCACCGCCGTTCTCCTCACTATCGTCACCGCTGCGACGCCTTTGTTGCTGGCGGCGCTGGGCGAGTTGGTGTCCGAGCGTTCAGGCGTGCTCAATCTCGGCGTCGAGGGCATGATGGTGATGGGCGCCGTTTCAGGTTTCGGCGCCGCCTTGCTGACCGGCAACCCCTATCTGGGGGTGCTCGCGGCAATCCTGGCCGGCATGGCCATGGCGCTGCTGTTCGGCTTCCTGACCTTGACGCTGGTGACCAACCAGGTGGCAACCGGACTGTCCCTGACATTGCTCGGCCTCGGCCTGTCCGGGCTTCTGGGCGAATCCTTCGTCGGCGAGCCGGGCGTGCGCCTGCCCAAATGGCTCGGCATCGACATATTGATCCCGGTCTCTTTCATCCTGACGGCGGCCGTTTCCTATGTGCTGTTCCGGACCAAGGCTGGCCTCGTCATTCGTGCCGTCGGCGACAGCCACAGTTCGGCGCACGCTCTCGGCTATCGCGTCATTCTGGTGCGCTATGCCTGCGTGCTCTTCGGCGGCGCCTGCGCCGGGCTTGCCGGCGGCTATCTTTCGCTCGTCTACACGCCGCAATGGGTCGAGAACATGACGGCCGGGCGCGGCTGGATCGCGCTCGCCTTGGTTGTCTTTTCGTCATGGCTGCCCTGGCGGGTGGTGGTGGGCGCCTATCTTTTCGGCGCCATCTCCATCCTCTCTTACACGGTACAGACCTTCGCCATGGGCATTCCCTCGCAGCTCTTGTCGAGCCTGCCCTATATTGCGACCATATTGGCGCTCGTCTTCATTTCGGCCAGCCGCCGGCTGACGCGCAGCAATGCGCCGGCCTGTCTCGGGCAGCCATTCGTGCCTGATCGATGATAAACAAATGATACAGGGAGTAAGGAGAACCAAATGAAGAAGTTTTTGACATGCGCGGGCGCTATTGTCCTTGCTTTGGGCATATCGGCGGCGTCCGCTTCGGCGCAGGAGAAGCTCAAGGCCTGCTGGCTCTATGTCGGCGCGATCGGCGATTTCGGCTGGACCTTTCAGCACAATCAAGGCCGGCTGGCGGTCGAGAAGGAACTCGACGACAAGGTCCAGACGATCTTCGTCGAGAATGTTGCCGAAGCGGATTCGGAACGCGCCATCGAGCGCCTGGCGCGCGAGGGCTGCGCCATCGTCTTCACCACGTCCTTCGGCTTCATGGAGCCGACGCTCAAGGTCGCGAAGAAATTTCCCGATGTGAAGTTCGAGCATGCGACCGGCTTCAAGACCGCGCCGAATGTCACGACCTACAATGCCAAGTTCCATGAGGGCCGTTATGTGATCGGCCAGATCGCCGCGAAGATGTCGAAGACCGGCACCGCCGGCTACATCGTCTCGGTGCCGATCCCGGAAGTCATCGCCGGCATCAACGCTTTCATGCTCGGCGCGCAAAGTGTCAATCCCGACTTCAAGGTGAAGATCGTCTGGATCAACTCCTGGTATGATCCGGGCAAGGAGGCCGACGCCGCCAAGGTCCTGTTCAGCCAGGGTGCCGACATCATCGTCCAGCACACCGACTCGACGGCACCGCTTCAGGTCGCCGAGGAGCAGGGCAAGCATGGCTTCGGCCAGGCGTCCGACATGATCAAATTCGCGCCCAAGGCGCAATTCACCGCGATCGTCGACAACTGGGCGCCCTATTATATCCGCCGCGTCAAGGACGTGCTGGACGGCACCTGGAAGTCGCAATCCTCCTGGGACGGCATGGCCGAAGGCACGGTCCATATGGCGCCGCTTACCAACCTGCCGGACGATGTCGTGAAGTCGGCGACCGAGACCGAGGACGCGATCAAGAGCGGCAAGCTTCATCCCTTCACCGGCCCGATCACCAAGCAGGACGGCACGGTCGTCGGCGAGGCCGGCAAGCCGCTCGCCGATGGCGACATCCTCGGCATGAACTGGTTCGTCAAGGGCGTGGACGACAAGCTGCCGCAGTAATTGGCCCGTCTTTCACCAACATGGCCGGACATCGGGTCAGCCCGATGTCCGGATTTGAAGCTCTCTCATTACCCTCACGCTGAGGTGGCCGCGAAGCGGCCCTCGAAGCGTCCATCAGGACAATGCGCAGATGCTGCAAGACACCCTTCGAGGCTCCCCCGGCTCAAGGCCGGGGTCGCACCTCAGGGTGAGGGTAGTGGATTTGCTTAGGCGAAGAATTTTGTAATGCTCGATCCCTTCATTGCCGACTGGCTCAATCTCCTGCTGCGCTGGGCGCATATGATCGCCGGCATCGCCTGGATCGGCACGTCCTTCTATTTCGTGGCGCTCGACTTCTCGCTGAAGCGCCGTGCCGGCCTGCCGGCCGGGGTCTATGGCGAGGCCTGGGAAGTCCATGGCGGCGGCTTCTATCATGTGCAGAAATATTCGGTGGCGCCCACCGACCTCCCGCCCGACCTCATCTGGTTCAAATGGGAAGCCTATCTCACCTGGGTGACGGGCTTTCTGCTGCTCATCGTCCAGTTTTATTTCAACGCGACGACCTTCCTGATAGACCCCTCGATTTTGCCACTGACGCCCTGGCAGGCGATCGGCATCTCGCTTGCCGGCCTCGCCGCCGGCTGGTTCATCTATGACGGGCTCTGCCGCTCGCCCCTGGTACATCGCCCGGGCCTTCTGGCGCTCGCCGTCTTCGTGCTGATCCTGATCGCCGCCTATGGCTTCACCCATGTCTTTTCCGGACGCGGCGCCCTCATCCATGTCGGCGCTTTCATCGGCACGATGATGGCGGCCAATGTCTTCGCCGTCATCATCCCCAATCAGAGGAAGATCACCGCCGCCCTTCTGCGCGG
This genomic stretch from Nordella sp. HKS 07 harbors:
- a CDS encoding ABC transporter permease, producing the protein MSLVLEKRAERSTRMALLSPVLAILLTLITGAILFSLRGIDPLHGLYVYFVEPLTQLWSIEQLIVKATPLVLIGVGLAICYTANVWNIGAEGQFTIGAILGGMIPVLLPAWQSPLTLITMLLFGILGGMAYAAIPALLKTRFNANEILTSLMLVYVAQLLLDWLVRGPWRDPQGFNFPKTITFDGWQLLPMLFGSVHLGALFALAAALILAFVMGRMLKGFEIRVSGNAPRAGRFAGFSRPRTILFCFLLSGGLAGLAGITEVASVVAQLQPQISPGYGFTAIIVAFLGRLNPIGAIFAGLMLALSYLGGEAAQVSLGLSDRIAKVFQGILLFYILACDTLILYRFRWLKTHVPAAAQPAE
- a CDS encoding ABC transporter ATP-binding protein, which gives rise to MTGHDSKNHLLEALHIVKTFGSLRANDDVSLFVRPCEIHALLGENGAGKSTLVKIIYGALQPNAGELRWQGEPVTIASPAAARKLGIGMVFQHFSLFEALTVAENIALALPGAFDIAALSKKIAGISREYGLPLEPSAMVGELSVGERQRIEIIRCLLQEPKLLIMDEPTAVLTPQEADQLFLVLERLAKEGCSILYISHRLEEVKRLCQSATILRQGKVVACVDPRQETAASLARLMVGGDIHVVRAKARPQAGKPRLFLDKLSRKQDGPFGVSLSNVSLSVAGGEVVAIAGVAGNGQSELFDAISGEKPLLRDEALLIDGKPCGRRGITQRRRMGAAFVPEERLGHGAVPAFRLSENVILTRYASDKNLTRSGTIGRDAALNVSERVIKSYDVRKGKPDPEARALSGGNLQKFVVGRELDRNPAVLVVNQPTWGVDAGAAATIRQALVDLARAGSAVLVISQDLDEIFEIADRIAVISRGQLSEAYPASELTAEKIGLLMAGEHEVSEERHVARA
- a CDS encoding urate hydroxylase PuuD, giving the protein MLDPFIADWLNLLLRWAHMIAGIAWIGTSFYFVALDFSLKRRAGLPAGVYGEAWEVHGGGFYHVQKYSVAPTDLPPDLIWFKWEAYLTWVTGFLLLIVQFYFNATTFLIDPSILPLTPWQAIGISLAGLAAGWFIYDGLCRSPLVHRPGLLALAVFVLILIAAYGFTHVFSGRGALIHVGAFIGTMMAANVFAVIIPNQRKITAALLRGEAPDPKFGITGKQRSLHNTYLTLPVLLMMISNHYPMITNHPQAWILIGLIVIGGASLRHFLVRHEVGDGLEEISWTLPVIFGALAAALWLTEPAQRIGEGLVVSDAEVQAITVKHCVMCHAVKPVHAGFKEAPKGVALETLDELRRYATQIETQAVRNKSMPLGNETAMTDEDRAKLGAWIAAQ
- a CDS encoding BMP family ABC transporter substrate-binding protein — encoded protein: MKKFLTCAGAIVLALGISAASASAQEKLKACWLYVGAIGDFGWTFQHNQGRLAVEKELDDKVQTIFVENVAEADSERAIERLAREGCAIVFTTSFGFMEPTLKVAKKFPDVKFEHATGFKTAPNVTTYNAKFHEGRYVIGQIAAKMSKTGTAGYIVSVPIPEVIAGINAFMLGAQSVNPDFKVKIVWINSWYDPGKEADAAKVLFSQGADIIVQHTDSTAPLQVAEEQGKHGFGQASDMIKFAPKAQFTAIVDNWAPYYIRRVKDVLDGTWKSQSSWDGMAEGTVHMAPLTNLPDDVVKSATETEDAIKSGKLHPFTGPITKQDGTVVGEAGKPLADGDILGMNWFVKGVDDKLPQ
- a CDS encoding ABC transporter permease produces the protein MDASTAVLLTIVTAATPLLLAALGELVSERSGVLNLGVEGMMVMGAVSGFGAALLTGNPYLGVLAAILAGMAMALLFGFLTLTLVTNQVATGLSLTLLGLGLSGLLGESFVGEPGVRLPKWLGIDILIPVSFILTAAVSYVLFRTKAGLVIRAVGDSHSSAHALGYRVILVRYACVLFGGACAGLAGGYLSLVYTPQWVENMTAGRGWIALALVVFSSWLPWRVVVGAYLFGAISILSYTVQTFAMGIPSQLLSSLPYIATILALVFISASRRLTRSNAPACLGQPFVPDR